One Methylosarcina fibrata AML-C10 DNA segment encodes these proteins:
- the lysM gene encoding peptidoglycan-binding protein LysM, giving the protein MSLFDFVSNIGTKLFGDENDAPAAIKKRIDEDNPGLENFQVQVKDGRAVLSGTAKSAEALEKAVLIVGNTQGIEKINIDAVTVADGGKIGSDDEFYTIEKGDTLWKVAEKAYGNGAQYQKIFEANREVIKDADKIFPGQKIRIPKNIQ; this is encoded by the coding sequence ATGAGTTTGTTCGACTTTGTCAGTAATATCGGGACCAAACTGTTTGGCGACGAAAATGACGCCCCTGCTGCAATTAAAAAACGGATTGATGAAGATAACCCGGGCCTGGAGAATTTTCAGGTGCAAGTGAAGGATGGGCGCGCCGTCTTGAGCGGCACCGCGAAATCCGCCGAAGCTCTGGAGAAAGCGGTGCTGATCGTGGGGAATACCCAGGGCATCGAAAAAATCAATATCGATGCCGTCACTGTCGCGGACGGAGGCAAAATCGGGAGCGACGATGAATTTTATACGATCGAAAAAGGCGATACGCTGTGGAAAGTCGCCGAAAAAGCATACGGAAACGGCGCCCAGTATCAAAAAATCTTCGAAGCAAATCGCGAAGTGATCAAAGACGCGGATAAAATCTTTCCGGGCCAAAAAATCCGTATTCCTAAAAATATCCAATGA
- a CDS encoding sll1863 family stress response protein, with protein MTKDELLSKIQSSIDERQAQLSALKDKVKDESEERMSDIRAAIDDLEPKLEQAKAKAQEVADTADDKWDDVKDSLEEGWDEASAKLEKGWDNFTSSVKSFFS; from the coding sequence ATGACCAAAGATGAACTGCTTTCTAAAATCCAATCCTCCATTGATGAACGGCAAGCACAGCTGTCCGCGCTGAAAGATAAAGTAAAGGACGAATCAGAGGAAAGGATGAGCGATATTCGCGCGGCTATTGATGATTTGGAACCCAAACTCGAGCAAGCCAAAGCGAAAGCACAGGAAGTTGCCGACACCGCGGATGATAAATGGGATGATGTAAAAGATTCCCTAGAGGAAGGTTGGGATGAAGCTTCAGCCAAATTAGAAAAAGGCTGGGACAATTTTACGTCTTCCGTGAAATCATTTTTTTCCTAA